A genomic stretch from Bradyrhizobium sp. 195 includes:
- the pstS gene encoding phosphate ABC transporter substrate-binding protein PstS yields the protein MKKHIGLPIILTALLVTTQSLAAEIKGAGSTFVSPVMAKWTDAYRAKTGNAVSYQAVGSSIGIGLIKKEAVDFGASDMPLDPKELDKLGLMQFPIVIGGVVPVVNIDGIKPGQIRFTGQVLADIYLGRIKSWNDTAIHAINPGISLPNVPITVIHRIDGSGTTFNWSNYLSKVSPQWRASVGEGTSVEWPAWPRRQGQ from the coding sequence ATGAAAAAACATATTGGACTACCAATCATCCTCACCGCTCTGCTCGTCACCACGCAAAGTCTGGCGGCCGAGATCAAAGGAGCCGGCTCAACCTTCGTCTCGCCCGTGATGGCGAAATGGACCGACGCCTACAGGGCGAAGACGGGCAACGCCGTCAGCTATCAAGCGGTCGGCTCGAGCATCGGCATCGGCTTGATCAAGAAAGAGGCCGTCGATTTCGGCGCAAGCGACATGCCGCTCGATCCCAAGGAGTTGGACAAGCTCGGCCTGATGCAATTCCCGATCGTGATCGGGGGCGTCGTGCCGGTGGTCAATATCGACGGCATCAAGCCCGGCCAGATCCGCTTCACCGGGCAGGTGCTCGCGGACATCTATCTCGGCAGGATCAAATCCTGGAACGATACGGCGATCCACGCGATCAATCCGGGCATCAGCTTGCCGAACGTGCCGATCACGGTGATCCATCGCATCGACGGCTCAGGCACGACGTTCAACTGGTCGAATTATCTCTCGAAGGTCAGCCCGCAATGGAGGGCAAGCGTGGGCGAAGGCACCTCCGTCGAGTGGCCCGCTTGGCCTCGGCGGCAAGGGCAATGA
- a CDS encoding type 2 periplasmic-binding domain-containing protein: protein MGYLEYTYALQRLDRISFGIVQNSAGNFVVPDAASFQAAASSADWKAEKDFHLVLTNALGEDAYPITATTFVLMPKSPRYPERSAAAIDFVRWSLENGKSQAETLNYVPLPPALIDQVERYWRESIGAASTVSASASAKR from the coding sequence ATCGGCTATCTCGAATATACCTACGCGCTGCAACGGCTCGACCGGATTTCCTTCGGAATCGTGCAGAACAGCGCCGGCAATTTCGTCGTCCCCGACGCCGCGTCTTTCCAGGCCGCGGCCTCCAGCGCGGACTGGAAGGCGGAGAAGGATTTCCACCTCGTGCTCACCAACGCGCTTGGTGAAGACGCCTATCCGATCACGGCGACGACCTTCGTGCTGATGCCGAAGAGCCCTAGATATCCGGAGCGCTCCGCAGCCGCCATCGACTTCGTCCGCTGGTCGCTGGAGAACGGCAAGTCCCAGGCCGAGACGCTCAACTACGTCCCGCTCCCGCCTGCCTTGATCGACCAGGTCGAACGCTATTGGCGGGAGAGCATTGGGGCAGCCTCGACGGTTTCGGCATCGGCAAGCGCCAAACGCTGA
- a CDS encoding ABC transporter permease, with translation MNDFAQSIAAAFTLIGAADAELLGIVGLSVRVSLTASFIALMIGAPLGAMLAITRFRGRQVIIVLTNALLGLPPVVVGLALYLLLSRSGPLGVAGLLFTPAAMVIAQTLLATPIVVALVHRPASLLWAEYGDLARIDGLSAFRSMALLFALGRTSLLTAFLAAFGRAIAEVGAIIIVGGNIRGFTRTMTTAIALETSKGDLPLALGLGLILLALSVAVSTVAFLLVGRVGEK, from the coding sequence ATGAACGACTTCGCGCAATCCATCGCTGCCGCCTTCACGCTCATCGGCGCAGCCGACGCCGAGCTGCTCGGCATCGTCGGCCTCTCGGTGCGTGTCAGCCTGACCGCAAGCTTCATCGCGCTCATGATCGGTGCGCCGCTCGGGGCCATGCTCGCGATCACCCGTTTCCGGGGGCGGCAGGTCATCATCGTGCTGACCAATGCACTGCTTGGCCTTCCGCCGGTCGTGGTCGGGCTCGCGCTCTATCTTCTGCTGTCGCGGTCCGGCCCGCTCGGGGTGGCCGGACTGTTGTTCACCCCGGCCGCCATGGTGATCGCGCAGACGCTGCTGGCGACCCCGATCGTGGTGGCGCTGGTGCACCGGCCCGCGAGCCTGCTGTGGGCGGAGTATGGCGATCTGGCCCGGATCGACGGCCTTTCGGCCTTCCGCAGCATGGCGCTTCTGTTCGCGCTCGGCCGGACCTCGCTGCTGACGGCGTTTCTCGCGGCATTCGGGCGCGCCATCGCCGAGGTCGGCGCCATCATCATCGTCGGCGGCAACATCCGCGGCTTCACGCGCACGATGACTACCGCGATCGCGCTGGAGACCAGCAAGGGCGACCTGCCGCTGGCGCTCGGGCTCGGGCTGATTCTGCTTGCGCTTAGCGTGGCGGTGTCGACCGTCGCCTTCCTGCTAGTGGGACGCGTTGGGGAAAAATAG
- a CDS encoding ABC transporter substrate-binding protein, with amino-acid sequence MRKIVTLGAILLWSTIAFAQDRTITVASTTSTEQSGLFGHLLPLFTRAEGISVKVVAVGTGQALDIGRRGDADVVFVHDRLAEEKFMSEGQGVKRFDVMYNDFVIVGPKSDPAKIAGGKDVADALRKIAAAKAPFVSRGDKSGTHAAELRLWKEAGVDLGAAKDNWYREIGQGMGPALNMASSSNAYLLSDRGTWLSFKNRGELAILTEGDKRLFNQYGVMLVNPATHSNVKAKDGQAFIDWLVSPKGQEAIAGYKVGGEQLFFPNASH; translated from the coding sequence ATGAGGAAGATTGTCACCCTGGGAGCGATTCTGCTCTGGTCCACCATCGCGTTCGCGCAGGATCGCACCATCACGGTAGCCTCGACCACGTCGACGGAACAATCGGGCCTGTTTGGCCATCTGCTGCCGCTTTTCACGAGGGCCGAGGGCATTAGCGTGAAGGTCGTCGCCGTCGGCACCGGTCAGGCGCTGGATATCGGGCGGCGCGGCGACGCCGACGTGGTGTTCGTCCATGACAGGCTCGCCGAAGAGAAGTTCATGTCGGAAGGACAAGGCGTGAAGCGCTTCGACGTCATGTACAACGACTTCGTCATCGTCGGCCCGAAAAGCGATCCCGCAAAGATTGCCGGCGGCAAGGACGTTGCGGACGCGCTGCGCAAGATCGCGGCGGCGAAGGCGCCGTTCGTCTCGCGCGGCGACAAGTCCGGCACGCATGCCGCCGAGCTCCGGCTTTGGAAGGAAGCGGGCGTCGACCTCGGCGCGGCAAAGGACAATTGGTATCGCGAGATCGGCCAGGGCATGGGCCCGGCGCTGAACATGGCCTCGTCGTCGAACGCCTATCTGCTGTCGGACCGCGGCACCTGGCTGTCGTTCAAGAACCGCGGCGAACTCGCCATCCTGACCGAAGGGGACAAGCGATTGTTCAACCAGTACGGCGTCATGCTGGTGAATCCCGCCACGCATTCGAACGTGAAGGCGAAGGACGGGCAGGCCTTCATCGACTGGCTCGTCTCGCCGAAGGGGCAGGAGGCGATCGCCGGGTACAAGGTCGGCGGCGAGCAGCTATTTTTCCCCAACGCGTCCCACTAG